A window of the Natronomonas salina genome harbors these coding sequences:
- a CDS encoding Rieske (2Fe-2S) protein: MATLVTSVDDIPEDGSYLFTVEAADGETEEVILVRLEDGVSAWKNFCQHETDQRLDLGEGVARRDDQIICPKHGSAFDVGSGYCGNGPAAGSTLEEVDVTVRHGQVYLTDDDLEFSHEGGSDEDDTPGSSSHLRF; the protein is encoded by the coding sequence ATGGCGACGCTCGTCACGTCGGTCGACGACATCCCCGAGGACGGGTCGTACCTGTTCACCGTCGAGGCCGCCGACGGCGAGACGGAGGAGGTCATCCTGGTCCGGCTCGAGGACGGCGTCTCGGCGTGGAAGAACTTCTGCCAGCACGAGACCGACCAGCGGCTCGACCTCGGCGAGGGCGTGGCGCGCCGCGACGACCAGATCATCTGCCCGAAGCACGGCTCGGCGTTCGACGTCGGATCGGGCTACTGCGGCAACGGCCCGGCCGCCGGCTCCACGCTGGAGGAGGTCGACGTCACCGTCCGCCACGGACAGGTGTACCTCACGGACGACGACCTGGAGTTCAGCCACGAGGGCGGCAGCGACGAGGACGACACACCGGGCTCGTCGTCGCACCTGCGGTTCTGA
- a CDS encoding transcriptional regulator TbsP domain-containing protein, translating into MANETVEGVRQDRFESLLEELSGTVLVTTSTSDDVAGLVTALESNTDDEVRLLVDEPTAKIVRDSFLLSSRVVDLVDEGILEVRIASPETPFSTLLAGSDDVRCIASIAGSAVTELRSDSDDAAVGAIREEFDDVWADAEQFVARTPAYSVMLDTLDDRLGESMRADVEQVFEEATAVRGDARAIKPVRLSLLMGAKNRVQFYELGLWGESEGVASRAKFSREKQALEEHGLIDTEKVPTDVGRPRQRLVLGDELEEMDALELTSAARSVLPD; encoded by the coding sequence ATGGCTAACGAAACGGTCGAAGGGGTTCGCCAGGATCGCTTCGAGAGCCTGCTGGAGGAGCTATCCGGAACCGTGCTGGTGACGACGTCGACCTCCGACGACGTCGCCGGTCTCGTGACCGCGCTCGAATCGAACACCGACGACGAGGTGCGCCTCCTCGTCGACGAACCGACCGCGAAGATCGTCAGGGACTCGTTCCTCCTGTCGTCGCGTGTCGTCGACCTGGTCGACGAAGGTATCCTCGAGGTCCGCATCGCGTCCCCCGAGACGCCGTTCTCCACCCTGTTGGCCGGGAGCGACGACGTTCGGTGCATCGCCTCGATCGCCGGCTCGGCGGTCACGGAACTGCGATCGGACTCCGACGACGCGGCGGTCGGAGCCATCCGGGAGGAGTTCGACGACGTCTGGGCCGACGCCGAGCAGTTCGTCGCCCGGACGCCGGCCTACTCCGTGATGCTCGATACCCTCGACGACCGGCTGGGCGAGTCGATGCGGGCGGACGTCGAACAGGTCTTCGAGGAGGCCACGGCCGTCCGGGGTGACGCCCGGGCGATCAAGCCGGTCCGGCTCAGCCTGCTGATGGGCGCGAAGAACCGGGTCCAGTTCTACGAACTCGGCCTCTGGGGCGAATCCGAGGGCGTCGCCAGTCGAGCGAAGTTCTCCCGTGAGAAGCAGGCCCTCGAGGAGCACGGCCTCATCGACACCGAGAAGGTCCCGACCGACGTCGGCCGGCCGCGACAGCGGCTCGTCCTCGGCGACGAACTCGAGGAGATGGACGCGCTCGAACTGACCAGCGCCGCGCGGAGCGTCCTCCCCGACTAG